Proteins from a genomic interval of Calypte anna isolate BGI_N300 chromosome 19, bCalAnn1_v1.p, whole genome shotgun sequence:
- the LOC115599390 gene encoding uroplakin-3b-like has translation MELPRVLLALAGMGTATGLALLPYVPRLPPAALLGKVTATTFALESPQCVFDRHASASDTVWVVVAFANVSAAFRNPLSRAEVPPYEHLPTARSYMTLETAAAAYACSAPNLEVLRVGGDTACRGQDPCNGPLPSPGPYRVKFLVMGCRGPKAETRWSDPILLRRASSLSAINTVCHGSDVVVITSILVSLGTVLAAAVLSTLGAKAWGSLCHRDSGSFTRRSYRTHHIPPVLPQALPPGCGHSPPGLGFFAPQTSSSMSC, from the exons ATGGAGCTGCCACgggtgctgctggcactggCGGGGATGGGCACAGCCACGGGGCTGG CCTTGCTGCCCTACGTGCCCCGCTTGCCCCCCGCGGCACTGCTGGGGAAGGTCACGGCCACCACCTTCGCGCTGGAGAGTCCCCAGTGCGTCTTCGACCGGCACGCCAGCGCCTCCGACACCGTCTGGGTGGTGGTCGCCTTCGCCAACG TCTCAGCCGCTTTCAGAAACCCCCTGTCCCGGGCTGAGGTGCCCCCCTATGAGCATCTCCCCACCGCCCGCTCCTACATGACGCTGGAGACGGCGGCGGCCGCGTACGCCTGCTCGGCACCGAACCTGGAGGTGCTGCGGGTGGGGGGTGACACGGCGTGTAGGGGTCAGGACCCCTGCAATGgacccctgccctccccagggcCCTACAG GGTGAAGTTCCTGGTGATGGGCTGCCGTGGCCCCAAAGCAGAGACGAGGTGGTCAGACCCCATCCTCTTACGGAGAG CCAGCAGCCTGAGTGCCATCAACACCGTGTGCCATGGCAGTGACGTGGTTGTCATCACCTCCATCCTTGTCAGCTTGGGGACCGTGCTGGCTGCTGCCGTGCTCAGCACCCTGGG TGCCAAGGCGTGGGGGTCCCTGTGCCACCGGGATTCGGGGAGCTTCACCCGCAGGTCCTACAGGACCCACCACATCCCCCCGGTTCTGCCCCAGGCTCTGCCCCCCGGCTGCGGGCAcagccccccagggctgggtttCTTTGCCCCCCAGACCTCCAGCTCCATGTCCTGCTGA